Genomic segment of Malus domestica chromosome 15, GDT2T_hap1:
cctaactaaAACAAAACTAATAGTTTGATACTGAACAAACAGATCGACATCAACCCCCAAAACAGATTAATTCCAGAAGGATTTAACCTGCTCTGATacaaagttgaatatcagagtgcgcaacgaacgagactaacaaaataatagaaatattattaaacaaccgagaatgccggaacggctacaaaaccctaagagactacattgtgaataacttatACTAAACTGAATAACAAAcatgctatttataataaactaaccctaacctAAAAAGGTAAGAAACCGAAACCCTAATgttaacgggctaagcccagaaaaccaaatattcaaataaactaaaatcctaatattttccaacaagaACAGTATCGGTAGCTTTTTGTTATATTGTCATTCACGTCGTTTGTATAGGGCATCTTGATTTGCACCCCAAAATGCCGGCAAATTTCCGGCGGATCATAGAAGCCCAGGTCTCTTTTATCCCAACTAACCCAACCATTTTGGACCCTCGGCCATAAAAGCCCAAATTCTGCCCTTTTTTATATCCTCTTTTAGATCATTCACTTTCTCCTGTTGTGTAGGCTGAAATTTTGTTTATTGGGCATTAGACTTTTGCAGTACCAAGACGACCCAAGATTTGCCATAGACCAAAACAGGTAGCCGAATGGTCTGCTCTTCATTTTTATACATGAATTTAAATGTCAAATTTAAGGattgtttgataactatttcgtttttaatttttctatccACGATTATTTTTCTATCTAATCATTGTATCGAATAAATTAAGAAGCAAAATTAGAAATAACAAACCTATAACACACATATCAATGTCATGGGTAATCTAGATATTTTATTTCCTTCTATTTTTGCATCTAATAACTATATGATGAAGATAAATTTTTGTAGCACTGCACTATTGAGACAACTATCACGTAGTGTGGGACTAGCGTAGGTCAAGTGGGATAAAACTACAATGATGTTATATTTTTGATAGGCACATTATAGATGACTTGGTTGAGTGTCGCTACCCAAAATGTCATTCCAAGCAATTTCTAAATGGGTAAAATTGTAATTGAATTTTGTTATGCTATATGTCCAAGTGTTTGTCCTCTCTTAATTTGTTGGGTTCGAATGatttttttgcaaggatgatcttcaaatgaagattaagaaattgaacgattccgtttataaaattaatacaatGAATATACCTTATACGTAAAGGGTGAAATATGTGCGTTTCCCTACTGAAAAATGCAAGTATTATTCCTGATCCGAATAAGTCTATCTATGTCTGTAAACCTAACAAATACTTCATAgccttttttttaaaatatcttCATAGCCTTAAACAAGCCCCAATGGCTTGCTCTAATTGGATTAggctttcaattttttaaatttctaattCCGACACTTGTCTTTTTGTAAGAGTTGCTCAGTCTCTCGTTATTGTGTTAGTGTATGATGACATTATAGTCAGGAGGAAACTCACCAACAACTTGTCTATTTATCATATCTCAATTGGGTCAACAGTAGTAATTTATCATATCATACCTCAACTAGGTAAATGACACCTACTAGTTCACTGCTCTctcaaattaaatatatttctgACTTGCATCCCAAGTTTGGACATGGTTGGTGCCTTGTATATAGATCTCTAGTAGGAGCTTTACGATACGATACTTGGTCCCGACTACATATTTTGCTTTTGTGGTTGGCCAACTCTTCCAATTGATGCAAGCTCCCAGAATACCTCATTTTCAAGCATCAGAGAGATTACTGAGATACCTTAAGCGTaagaatgagagagaaagagacatGAAAAACGTTACCGGAAAATTCTCTTAACAACTAATCTGAATGTTGCAGAATATATGAAGGGTTGTCTGCTACACTGTCGAAAAAACCTCCCCCGATAAATAATGCAGCTTGTCATTAAACTTTGCATATGCATGTAGATAACTATGGTACTTGTGTCAAACACGACTATGCATTTGGTTATGGGACGACAAAGTCCTGTTTCTTCGGAATTTAGATACGTTTCCTTTTCCAGTATTTGCAGGATGGCTGGATTGGAAGGCTGCGGTTCTTTACCTCGGTTTGGTTTTTGGCTAATAatgttcttttccttttccagtGGTCTTCTTGACCACTATCCATGTGAGAATGAGCACCCTTCCTGCTTCACAACACACTAATTAAATGTACTTGCATTCTCTTGGGATAAGCTCATTCTTCAACTGGCAAATAAAAGAGAGAATGGGCTCATTCATTCACTTGCAAATAACGTATCATCACCttacaaatttcaaaattgaaactgttcaatttcttaatcttcatttgtaGATCATATttgcaaaaaattatttgaatataAGATCTTTTAGTCGTTCAAATATACACCAAATAACATAATAATGATGAACTGTCCCTTTATTTGATACGTTTGGATATCTAAACGAACTACTTTTTTTCATCATAAtatgaagattaagaaattgaagggttccgattatgaaatttttatttttatatttacatTAGGATTGTTTTGAGCTATAGCACTTGTACTATATACACAAAATCTCACTTTACCCCTGTACTTTATTTTGTCCCACTTTACCATATGTGCTCACTCATTCTTAGTGTTTCATTTTATTCTATTTCATTAACTCGGTTACATAAACCGTTAAATTGCTAACGTGGCATAAACATTTTGATAATTGTacctattaaaaataaaagattaaaatacaataatataaaaaataaaataaaaaactcattAAACAAAAAAGGTATCGATACCGTTTAAGATAAACTATCATTGTTCAAAACTACATCCAAGATTACATAATGATGACAAGGTTCAAGTTAATGACAAAGAATGAAGCGATCATTATTATAATAAGGTTGGTAGTTACATTGTGGACATTTTATTATGCTGTCAAGGTAGGTTTTTGTACTTTAACGTGATTGAATTACAAATTAATAATGTTTATTTTATATCAATGACATACTATTACAGTGTAACCAATGGCATAGTATTATAGTGTAGAAGTATGTTATTAGGAAACGTTATAAACTTACAAAACATCGTGATCGTGTTACAACATAACGTTAACATACAAAGTCTAAGACGTACATTGTACGTTCAAATTTACATCCAAAGTTACATAATTCTTTGGTATTATTATACCAATGTTGTATTTGTTTACACCAAATAACGTTGGTATTATTACACATAGATCTTAGATTACACTGATAAGATAATATACTATAATTGAACATTATTGCATTATAGTTTacggtaatgctagggagactaattttgtaaacaaaatttgcaaattatatgatttgtcaccaataggaatgagcatacttatccacgcttaagtaataactcaatcatcaacttccatgccatttagtttacaaaattttatttataaatctaGCCTCCCTATCATTATCTGTTTAGGATAATGTTCAAATTAAATAATACtaataccttttttttattaaagtaccGTAGACGAACCCTTTTTAAAATGCTTAAGCCAACAGTTAATTATATTCTAACAATTCTATGTTAAACGTGTTTTCTTATTTTAccaaagaggatcctcttccaatTCTCAAATCGTATctatttatcgtatatcgtgcagtcagtttttgttaggtactatttatatttaattttaaataaaaatatttaaaataatttctaactgcacgatgtacgatgaacgaacacgatttaaaaattctcaagatcctcacaaagaaagttcgaagaggatcctcattcttaTTTTACAAGTTGGAGACAAATGGTGTACCTACAAGAGTTTTGTCCTTGCGTAATATCAAATGGAAAGCTATTATCTATCATCCCTATCAGCGTCTAGCCGGCCTTGGTACTGGGGTAAGCCATGTGAAGGAGCAAGCCACACACTATgtgaataatatatattttccaAAAAAGTCTTCAACATCACCCGAACTTATGacgaaaaatattaatttcacaGGGAGTATTATTATATTTAAACACGTTGGCGTATAgcaattaataataattacagTCGAGAAAACTCGTAGTTGACCATGGGATGCTAAGGAAAGAACAAGTCATCTGTTTCGTACTTTCCTAAGGTCCAATGTGTTGGCGTGCATGTATGTATCCATATACCAAATCCATTAACAAATTTTGGACGATTACAATAATCATGGAGCCCCTCTTGGATTATTTCTATCTACTTTCCTTGACTAGTTTTTTCATTGAACCTAAATAGCCTATATATACTAGCACCCAAGGAACAAACCTCTCATCACCAGAAATACTTAAAAAAACATTACTATTAATTGTAGGAGTTGATCAAAGGAAGAACTAATGTCGACATTCACATCAACTGATCTTTGCAAGTGGCCTCCTGGATTGTTCCGGCATGTTTCATCATCGACGTTGAAATGCCAGCAAGGTTTCAGAACCAACCATGCATTGTTGCCTCTCACAATTGGCCAAAGGAGTAGTCTCAGCAATCAACCATGTAGGAAGAACAAGATTGTATGCAATAGTTTTCCATTACCTGGAGTTCCAGGTCCTTCCCACTCTTGGTAATTGGCAATgaaacctttgtttttttttctctttctctagATTCTATACTAATGAATCTAGTcgtcttctctcttttttttattctttttgcaAGTAATGTACGATAAAACTGAAATCTGATCGACCATTTTAAACAGGAAAGGATGGTTGATAGGGATTGTACTATCAGTAATATTACCCTTCTCGAGGAGCAAATGGGGGCCCTTGCTAGCATTGAAAAGTAAGTATTCATAACTATCTTATTGCAGGAAGTTCTGAGTTCAAATTTCATGGAAGAGAGTTTGTTGTATTTAAGAATCTATTGATTAATTACCATATTTCTCATGATCATTGCTtgaatttgttttgatttttcagAGGAGGTGGACATGATTGTAGACACAGTTGAAGCAGTGGTGGAGGTGGTAGAACAGGTAGCAGAGAAAGTGGAGGAAGTGGCAGATGATATAGGTGATAGTCTTCCTGAGGGAAAGCTTAAGACTGCACTTGAATTAGTTGAAAATATAGCCAAAGAAGCAGCCAAAGACGCTCACCTTGCTGACAAGCTGATTGAGAAGGTATATGGTTTGTTTTACATAATTAGTTAGTGTTCTACAAGTAATTTAAATCTCTAAGTTAATCAACAACAAACATATATATGCAATTAATTAGTGTTTGTATGAAAATTGCGCGTAGGCGGAAGCACTGGAAGACCGGGTGGAAGACTTTTTTGATTCAGCCTTGGATAAAGCAGGAGATGTTATCAAAGATGTTGGTGATGAATCAAATGTACAAGTAGCTACAGAAAAGAAAACCCAGTGATACATATATGAGAATCTGAGATTTTCAAATCAGAGATGAACATAGATTCGTTAATTTATTCATCTCTAACTGTAAAAACGCATGCACCATTTGGATTCTGTATCTGTTTctataaagttgaattcatTAATATCAATTCTTTTGTATTAGATTATCAAGTTCTAATGGTGAAATCTAtctttttgcattttttatACAAGCATTAAGGTTTAGGGCGGGGATTCTCCTATCAGGGGAATAAAGTTGGCCAGATATGACCAACCTCTATTATGCTCAAATTAACATTTTCTCTACCCTTATGTTTACTAATGAACAGATTATCAGATTTTGCGAGAGGCTTGTAGCTCATATGATTAAGGACATTTACTCATATAGTTGAGGTTTTATCTATGAGAATATGAAGTTAAAAGAGTCCTACAACAATAAAAGAAGAAACTTGGCAAGAGCTTGGGCTTTTCTTTATAGTGCCAATTGATTTATGATAAACCGAATCTTTTTTCATGATATGGAGCAAGTTGGCCCATGTGTGAAGCCCACATGCCACATATGTTCCATGTCACCTGACACACCTCGACTCGGAATGTTTACGTGTATTCCCAAGTTGAGATGTATTGGTCGACACCTGAAAGATGataaagccataaagtgtaggcGATGTGGAAAAatgctaataaataaaaaattgagttAATTGAAACAAAAGTGAGCATTTAAGCGGGTC
This window contains:
- the LOC103425177 gene encoding uncharacterized protein, with amino-acid sequence MSTFTSTDLCKWPPGLFRHVSSSTLKCQQGFRTNHALLPLTIGQRSSLSNQPCRKNKIVCNSFPLPGVPGPSHSWKGWLIGIVLSVILPFSRSKWGPLLALKKEVDMIVDTVEAVVEVVEQVAEKVEEVADDIGDSLPEGKLKTALELVENIAKEAAKDAHLADKLIEKAEALEDRVEDFFDSALDKAGDVIKDVGDESNVQVATEKKTQ